A stretch of the Musa acuminata AAA Group cultivar baxijiao chromosome BXJ2-7, Cavendish_Baxijiao_AAA, whole genome shotgun sequence genome encodes the following:
- the LOC135618034 gene encoding LOW QUALITY PROTEIN: SNF2 domain-containing protein CLASSY 4-like (The sequence of the model RefSeq protein was modified relative to this genomic sequence to represent the inferred CDS: substituted 1 base at 1 genomic stop codon), giving the protein MASVARRTRTTRALNGDKNSDANSSLRSTAGCGGRGGDALASRTRVKTQCDKPDVILLDDEEEVVVVGEGGGGRRTGGGIRGRRVEGRQNREETVRWVRDSVHFSESLVSSSSQNAVFFDVESDENESESSVQGSLRSGSFSNEGKAGSWGNSESRLHAGQAEIGKIHEIDGSREELEAESNGHSIPVGSEEEKEDDTYEDREPSKADVEVEADDSSSQKVIQLDCEDGNETEEDMALDDVEKDWGSSVKNDELSGQRDVKESDEDGAKAKEELTTDSCVAKRTRSSVGKQQRVSYVQYFEEDESDDDDADGEASQEDVPYDHTNELAAESMRSTFEGRTNGCKENGRCSASLLKKRRFSVTNIPLSVSNTETSTGGPASRGGFGISVRTQSHFDSKLDEKENKPGIATETFCLDVDESDELFGLNKEDKKGGENGTDGGEREGIKLEGFRVGKFQKRERDRPLKHSGIKICLDAFFSHTEKLPVDSFPPKNEPYCEEPDFFSFEVPKGVEKSDSEKAMDELWADFEFAMGLENIGTYNADKVXEEFDTQEPEYDPLTSCCEGKHCFILDEQTGIKCKFCSFVQLEIRYIFPSLETNTWEKSEWKCCSSESGQLHFNDLCETLTKLNGQASHSHLCGTVWDLIPGVYTTMYEHQQEAFEFMWRNLAGGIHLDELKSGSGSDVLGGCVISHAPGTGKTRLSIVFIQTYMKVFPECRPVIIAPSGMLLTWEEEARKWDVSIPIHNLNSLEYNGKEDKEALSLAEKEPQRSNLIRLVKLCSWGRGNSILGISYNLFKQLTSKASTGLSKILLEKPGLLVLDEGHIPRNERSLIWKVLGKVKTEKRIILSGTPFQNNFVELYNILCLVRPKFAEKISNKTLKSCRRQEIFLDKEQAILAGESGGKGIWATLTSDVTNDNVEEVRSILKPFVHVHNGSILKNLPGLRECLIVLDPLPQQKCIIEKIKCIGSHGNFEREYKVCLASIHPSLVTHLNMSEEEESLVDTNLLEKLKLSPVEGAKTRFVIEVVRLCDPLNEKVLIFSQYIQPLVMIKEQLINEFGWNDGKEVLQMDGKILTKNRQPSIDIFNDTKGKAKVLLASTKACCEGISLTGASRVILLDVVWNPAVGRQAISRAYRIGQKKFVYAYNLITFGTGEREKYDKQSKKDLLSKLLFSPEIDFNNIRNSISQSEEGHFPKIISEDKILEQIVERLKIMFVDIYYPPKEYCICA; this is encoded by the exons ATGGCGTCCGTCGCGCGGAGGACGCGGACTACCCGAGCCCTGAACGGGGATAAGAACTCCGATGCCAATTCCTCCCTCCGTTCAACCGCCGGCTGCGGCGGTCGTGGAGGAGATGCCCTAGCTTCCAGAACCAGGGTCAAGACCCAGTGCGACAAGCCGGATGTCATTCTCcttgatgatgaggaggaggtggtggtggtgggagagggaggaggaggacggcgGACAGGAGGAGGGATAAGAGGACGGCGAGTAGAAGGCCGTCAGAATCGCGAGGAGACGGTTCGTTGGGTTAGAGACTCCGTGCATTTTTCGGAGTCTCTTGTGTCCTCCTCGTCGCAGAACGCCGTCTTCTTTGATGTGGAAAGCGATGAAAATGAGAGTGAGAGCTCTGTCCAGGGTTCCCTGAGGTCGGGATCATTTTCTAACGAGGGGAAAGCGGGCTCCTGGGGCAACTCAGAATCCAGATTGCATGCTGGACAAGCTGAGATAGGGAAAATTCATGAAATCGACGGTTCCAGAGAGGAGTTGGAAGCTGAATCCAATGGACATAGCATTCCAGTTGGAAgtgaggaagaaaaggaagacgaCACTTATGAAGATAGAGAACCTTCCAAAGCTGATGTAGAAGTTGAAGCTGATGATTCTTCCAGTCAAAAGGTTATCCAACTCGATTGTGAAGATGGCAATGAAACGGAAGAAGATATGGCGCTCGATGATGTCGAAAAGGATTGGGGATCTTCGGTCAAAAATGACGAGCTTTCTGGACAGAGAGACGTTAAGGAATCAGATGAAGATGGTGCGAAAGCTAAAGAAGAATTGACGACTGATTCTTGTGTCGCAAAGAGGACTCGATCATCTGTGGGAAAGCAGCAGAGAGTTTCATATGTTCAATATTTTGAAGAGGATGAGTCAGATGATGATGACGCAGACGGGGAAGCATCGCAGGAAGATGTGCCATATGATCATACCAATGAACTCGCTGCCGAAAGCATGAGGAGTACATTTGAAGGCAGAACCAATGGGTGCAAGGAGAATGGTAGGTGTTCTGCGTCTTTGCTGAAGAAGAGAAGGTTCTCAGTTACCAACATCCCTCTGTCAGTTAGCAACACTGAAACTAGCACTGGTGGCCCTGCGAGCCGTGGTGGCTTTGGCATTTCAGTTCGCACCCAGTCACATTTTGATTCAAAGCTTGATGAGAAGGAAAACAAGCCTGGGATCGCTACTGAGACATTTTGTCTAGATGTGGATGAATCTGATGAGCTTTTTGGCTTAAATAAAGAGGATAAGAAGGGTGGTGAAAATGGAACCGATGGTGGTGAGAGAGAAGGGATCAAACTGGAGGGATTCCGtgttggaaaattccaaaagagagaGCGGGATAGGCCATTAAAACATTCTGGTATCAAAATCTGTCTTGATGCATTTTTCAGCCACACAGAAAAGCTTCCGGTTGATTCCTTTCCTCCCAAGAATGAGCCATACTGTGAGGAACCTGACTTTTTCTCTTTTGAAGTACCAAAAGGAGTTGAGAAATCTGACTCTGAAAAAGCAATGGATGAACTGTGGGCTGATTTTGAATTCGCTATGGGCTTAGAGAACATTGGCACTTACAATGCTGATAAGGTAT GAGAAGAATTCGACACACAGGAGCCAGAATATGATCCATTAACTTCATGCTGTGAAGGGAAACATTGTTTTATCCTCGATGAACAAACAGGAATCAAATGCAAGTTCTGCTCTTTTGTTCAGCTGGAGATCAGATACATTTTTCCATCTTTG GAAACAAACACTTGGGAGAAGTCTGAGTGGAAATGTTGCAGCAGTGAGAGTGGCCAACTGCATTTTAACGACCTTTGTGAGACATTGACGAAGTTAAATGGACAAGCTTCTCATAGTCATTTATGTGGAACTGTGTGGGATCTCATTCCAGGTGTCTATACAACTATGTATGAGCATCAGCAGGAAGCATTTGAATTTATGTGGAGAAATCTAGCTGGGGGGATTCACCTTGATGAGTTAAAGTCGGGTTCTGGATCTGATGTGCTTGGTGGTTGTGTGATTTCTCATGCCCCTGGAACAGGAAAGACCCGTTTATCCATTGTTTTTATTCAAACTTACATGAAGGTTTTCCCAGAATGTAGGCCTGTGATTATTGCTCCCAGTGGAATGCTCCTTACATGGGAAGAAGAAGCCAGAAAATGGGATGTCAGTATACCTATCCATAATTTGAATTCTTTGGAATACAATGGGAAGGAAGATAAAGAGGCACTTTCCCTGGCAGAGAAAGAACCTCAAAGAAGCAATCTGATACGTCTTGTGAAACTCTGTTCATGGGGCAGAGGCAATAGTATCCTTGGAATAAGCTATAATTTGTTCAAGCAACTAACATCCAAGGCTTCAACTGGTTTAAGTAAGATCCTTCTTGAGAAGCCAGGTTTGCTTGTTCTTGATGAGGGCCATATTCCTAGAAATGAACGGAGTCTTATATGGAAGGTATTAGGAAAAGTCAAAACTGAGAAGCGTATCATCCTTTCTGGAACTCCTTTTCAGAATAATTTTGTTGAGCTTTACAATATTTTGTGTCTGGTAAGACCTAAGTTTGCTGAAAAGATCTCGAATAAAACATTGAAATCCTGTAGGAGGCAAGAGATTTTCTTAGACAAGGAACAAGCTATCCTAGCAGGAGAAAGTGGGGGAAAAGGAATATGGGCTACTCTAACTAGTGATGTTACCAATGACAATGTTGAGGAAGTCCGATCAatattaaaaccttttgtgcatgtTCATAATGGTAGCATCCTTAAAAATCTTCCAGGTTTGAGGGAGTGTTTAATTGTTTTGGATCCCCTGCCTCAGCAGAAATGCATTATTGAGAAAATAAAGTGCATTGGGTCACATGGCAACTTCGAGAGGGAATATAAGGTATGCTTAGCTTCCATTCATCCTTCACTTGTGACTCATCTGAACatgtctgaggaagaagaatctctGGTCGATACTAATTTGCTAGAAAAACTGAAATTGAGCCCAGTTGAGGGTGCAAAAACACGATTCGTCATAGAAGTTGTTCGGTTGTGTGACCCACTCAATGAGAAGGTGTTGATCTTCAGTCAGTATATACAGCCATTGGTTATGATCAAAGAACAACTAATTAACGAATTTGGTTGGAATGACGGAAAGGAGGTGTTACAGATGGATGGAAAGATTCTCACAAAAAATCGTCAACCTTCAATAGATATTTTTAATGATACAAAAGGCAAAGCAAAAGTGCTACTTGCCTCAACCAAGGCTTGCTGTGAAGGGATAAGCTTGACAGGGGCATCAAGGGTTATACTGCTGGATGTTGTTTGGAACCCAGCAGTAGGTAGGCAAGCAATCAGCAGAGCTTATAGAATTGGACAAAAGAAATTTGTATACGCATACAATTTGATCACATTTGGAACAGGTGAAAGAGAAAAGTACGATAAGCAATCCaaaaaagatctcttgtctaaatTGCTCTTCTCCCCGGAAATTGATTTCAATAATATCAGAAACAGTATCTCACAGTCAGAGGAGGGACACTTTCCCAAAATTATCTCTGAAGATAAGATTTTGGAACAGATAGTTGAAAGACTGAAAATTATGTTTGTTGACATCTACTACCCACCAAAGGAGTACTGTATATGCGCATAG
- the LOC135616080 gene encoding uncharacterized protein LOC135616080 encodes MSLGHEVVVLPRTARLVVAFLLAAVLTYACLWLPEVSIPSMFRLTTQKDELQRQLEGASMANRTLIIGVISNASAEDDSILQLFLQSMREGEETRFLIKHILFAAADPTAYNNCMVLQLHCYQLYTGYVFTSPDASSQNASYTSLTRTQTLFLGEVLGRGFSFIFTEMDVMWLRNPFARLSHGGEDMLLSHGVYDGHRFEEFNSTNSGLYFVSSNEKTTALFKQSYAVMHHSKSIREDDALYVLKSEEVLQQLDMKVGYLDPTSFGSFCQDNLDITKVITVHANCCPRNKAKIEDLTAMLDARNAYNGTFNATIPAHGSCSQSWKTYQLETALQGASMGNKTVIISYLNKAYVDENGMLDLFLRSLTEGESTAFLIKHLFLITVDQISFERCRTLNLHCYRPVAEGLNFSKEQLFMSAGYIDLVWQKILILGQILEHGYNFIFTDMDVIWLRNPFAKLNLNGEDFQISCDRYNGNPFDDSNSINTGFFFVRSNNKTIKLFDMWSASRESFGQKHDQDVLAALKSAGVFKQLGISVRYLDTLYFSTFCQDSESFKEVTTVHGNCCRSIKAKIDDLTAALQTWKKFDGTTALTWPKHIACIQSWRD; translated from the exons ATGAGCCTCGGCCATGAAGTCGTCGTCTTGCCTCGCACGGCTCGCCTTGTTGTGGCATTTCTCCTTGCTGCGGTGCTGACATACGCTTGCTTATGGCTCCCGGAGGTGTCAATACCGTCCATGTTTCGGCTG ACGACCCAGAAAGACGAGCTTCAAAGACAGTTGGAGGGAGCTTCCATGGCGAACAGGACATTGATAATAGGAGTGATTAGTAATGCCTCTGCGGAAGACGACAGTATCCTCCAACTTTTCCTCCAAAGCATGCGGGAAGGGGAGGAGACTCGGTTCTTGATCAAACACATTCTTTTCGCTGCAGCCGATCCGACAGCATACAACAACTGCATGGTTCTTCAGCTTCATTGCTACCAGCTATATACTGGATATGTTTTCACTTCGCCAGATGCAAGCTCTCAAAATGCAAGCTACACCAGCCTCACTCGGACACAAACTCTCTTCCTCGGAGAAGTTCTCGGCCGTGGGTTCAGCTTCATCTTCACA GAAATGGATGTAATGTGGCTAAGGAACCCATTCGCAAGGTTGAGCCACGGTGGAGAAGACATGCTGTTAAGTCACGGTGTATACGATGGGCATCGATTCGAAGAATTCAACTCCACCAACAGTGGCTTATACTTTGTTTCTTCAAACGAAAAGACTACTGCATTGTTCAAGCAATCATATGCTGTGATGCATCACTCAAAGAGCATTAGAGAAGACGATGCGCTTTATGTTTTGAAGTCCGAAGAAGTCCTTCAGCAGTTGGACATGAAAGTGGGATACTTGGATCCGACATCCTTCGGCAGTTTCTGCCAGGATAACCTGGATATCACAAAGGTCATTACGGTGCATGCAAACTGCTGTCCCAGAAATAAAGCAAAGATTGAGGATCTCACGGCCATGCTTGATGCCCGGAATGCATACAATGGCACATTTAATGCCACAATTCCTGCTCACGGTTCTTGTTCCCAATCATGGAAG ACATATCAGCTTGAAACAGCTTTGCAAGGTGCTTCCATGGGGAACAAGACCGTGATCATCAGTTACCTAAACAAGGCATATGTCGATGAGAACGGCATGCTGGATCTCTTCCTGAGAAGCCTGACAGAAGGGGAGAGTACCGCATTCTTGATCAAACACCTCTTCCTCATCACAGTGGATCAAATTTCTTTCGAACGTTGCAGAACGCTGAATCTTCATTGTTATAGGCCTGTTGCTGAGGGCCTTAATTTCTCCAAGGAGCAGCTCTTCATGTCTGCTGGCTACATTGATTTGGTGTGgcagaaaattctcattcttggACAAATCCTTGAGCACGGATACAACTTCATCTTCACG GACATGGATGTCATATGGCTAAGGAATCCCTTTGCCAAGTTGAATCTAAATGGCGAGGACTTCCAGATAAGTTGCGACAGATACAATGGCAATCCATTCGACGATTCTAATTCCATCAACACAGGATTTTTCTTTGTGAGGTCCAACAACAAAACCATCAAGCTGTTCGACATGTGGTCTGCGTCAAGAGAATCCTTTGGGCAAAAGCATGATCAAGATGTTCTTGCTGCTTTGAAATCTGCGGGTGTCTTCAAGCAATTAGGCATCAGTGTTCGATATTTAGACACTCTTTACTTCAGTACATTCTGTCAAGACAGCGAGAGCTTCAAAGAAGTGACTACGGTGCACGGCAACTGCTGTCGAAGTATAAAAGCGAAGATAGATGACCTGACTGCAGCTCTACAAACCTGGAAGAAATTTGATGGCACTACAGCACTCACATGGCCGAAGCACATAGCATGTATACAGTCCTGGAGAGATTAA